Proteins from one Kiritimatiellia bacterium genomic window:
- a CDS encoding hydroxymethylglutaryl-CoA synthase translates to MNVGIDLISFYTPQYFLDLNVLAKERGVDPDKFTIGIGQEKMAIPPPDEDIVTMAASAAHPILENVGRENIEILLFATESGIDQSKAAAMFLHGLLKLPTRCRAVELKQACYGATAGLHLAAASVAVRPGTRALIVGSDIARYDLRSPGEPTQGAGAVALLVTVNPRVLALDPETGLYAEDVMDFWRPNYRDEALVDGKYSMRVYLAAMEECWKQYAALTGRHFHDIARYCYHLPFTRMAEKAHIRLAKFAALKELTGEELETEIGDSLRYNRITGNTYSASLYEGLTSLLDHAGEDLSGQRIGLFSYGSGCMGEYFSGVAQPGYGQHLFTTAHRAMLEGRTPLTYRQYEDIFQLGFPTDGGDHAFAQYRTGPYRLSGVSQHKRLYERVL, encoded by the coding sequence ATGAATGTCGGTATTGATCTCATCAGCTTCTACACGCCGCAGTATTTCCTCGACTTGAACGTGCTGGCCAAGGAGCGCGGGGTGGACCCGGACAAGTTCACCATCGGCATCGGCCAGGAGAAGATGGCCATCCCGCCGCCGGACGAGGACATCGTGACCATGGCCGCCAGCGCGGCGCACCCGATCCTCGAGAATGTCGGGCGGGAGAACATCGAGATCCTCCTGTTCGCCACGGAGAGCGGGATCGACCAGTCCAAGGCGGCTGCGATGTTCCTGCACGGGCTGCTCAAGCTGCCGACGCGCTGCCGCGCCGTCGAGTTGAAGCAGGCCTGCTACGGCGCCACGGCGGGCCTGCACCTGGCGGCCGCGTCGGTGGCGGTGCGGCCAGGGACCAGGGCGCTGATCGTCGGCTCCGACATCGCGCGCTACGACCTGCGCAGCCCCGGCGAGCCCACGCAGGGCGCCGGCGCCGTGGCCCTGCTGGTCACGGTCAACCCGCGCGTGCTGGCGCTGGACCCGGAGACGGGCCTTTATGCCGAGGACGTGATGGATTTCTGGAGGCCGAATTACCGCGACGAGGCGCTCGTGGACGGCAAGTATTCCATGCGCGTCTACCTGGCCGCGATGGAGGAATGCTGGAAGCAATACGCCGCGCTCACCGGCCGGCACTTTCACGATATCGCCCGCTACTGCTACCACCTCCCGTTCACGCGCATGGCCGAGAAGGCGCACATCCGGCTCGCGAAATTCGCGGCGCTCAAGGAACTGACCGGCGAGGAGTTGGAGACCGAGATCGGCGATTCGCTGCGGTACAACCGGATCACGGGCAACACGTACTCGGCGTCGCTGTACGAGGGGCTGACCTCGCTGCTCGACCACGCCGGCGAGGACCTGTCCGGCCAGCGGATCGGGCTTTTCAGCTACGGGTCGGGCTGCATGGGCGAGTATTTCAGCGGCGTCGCGCAGCCGGGCTATGGCCAACATCTTTTCACGACGGCACATCGGGCGATGCTGGAAGGCAGGACGCCATTGACCTATCGCCAGTACGAGGATATCTTTCAACTGGGCTTTCCCACGGACGGCGGCGACCACGCCTTCGCCCAGTATCGAACGGGGCCGTACCGGCTTTCCGGGGTGAGCCAGCATAAACGTTTGTACGAAAGGGTCTTATGA
- a CDS encoding mevalonate kinase produces MKAIAPGKLILSGEHAVVYGRPAIAMAVDRCAQAVVLPSAEAGDTVAIDLQDLQQMESFTIRALRDLKDRMVKNYRMFLDGQLGIRDVLHKPIELFQYAFITLLDALHLKVAGGMKIQLHSNIPIGCGMGSSAATVLSVLRSIGHYFRVEFRPEWYQAYSLEAENLQHGHASGVDTYISLNGGCARFQEGQAEALPLPRMPLHLVNTGTPASTTGECVAQVRARHANSRIWDDFEAVTRSMEKAVVTNNLKDIQSCVRENQRLLNAIGVVPAP; encoded by the coding sequence ATGAAGGCCATCGCGCCCGGGAAGTTGATCTTGAGCGGCGAGCACGCCGTGGTTTATGGCCGGCCGGCCATTGCCATGGCCGTGGACCGCTGCGCCCAGGCCGTGGTGCTCCCGTCCGCGGAGGCCGGCGACACGGTGGCGATCGATCTCCAGGACCTGCAGCAGATGGAATCCTTCACCATCCGCGCCCTGCGGGACCTGAAGGACCGCATGGTGAAGAACTACCGGATGTTCCTGGACGGCCAGCTCGGCATCCGCGACGTGCTGCACAAGCCCATCGAGCTCTTCCAGTACGCCTTCATCACCCTCCTCGACGCGCTGCACCTGAAGGTGGCCGGCGGGATGAAGATCCAGTTGCACTCCAATATCCCGATCGGCTGCGGCATGGGCTCGTCGGCGGCGACGGTGTTGAGCGTCCTGCGGAGCATCGGCCACTATTTCCGCGTCGAGTTCCGGCCCGAGTGGTACCAGGCGTACAGCCTCGAGGCCGAGAACCTCCAGCACGGCCACGCCAGCGGGGTGGACACCTACATTTCCCTGAACGGCGGCTGCGCGCGGTTCCAAGAGGGCCAGGCCGAGGCCCTGCCCCTGCCGCGGATGCCACTGCACCTGGTCAATACCGGGACGCCGGCGAGCACCACCGGCGAGTGCGTGGCGCAGGTGCGGGCGCGGCACGCGAACAGCCGGATCTGGGACGACTTCGAGGCCGTCACGCGCAGCATGGAAAAGGCCGTCGTCACGAACAACCTCAAGGACATCCAGTCCTGCGTCCGCGAGAACCAGCGGCTGCTCAACGCCATCGGGGTCGTGCCCGCACC
- the argJ gene encoding bifunctional glutamate N-acetyltransferase/amino-acid acetyltransferase ArgJ, translated as MTGTKKIVWADEIALPRGFRASGVAAGLKKDNRKDMALIVSDQPAAVAATFTTNQVQAATVKLCRARLAGRIGRGVIVNSGNANACTGAQGLQDAERMAQLTGELAGIPPEHVFVSSTGRIGVQLPMGKIEAGIRAAVPALSAEGGTDASLAIMTTDTRPKRVTARFDVDGKPVTLSALAKGSGMIEPNMATMLAYLLTDAAVEAGALQACLFAAVEQSFNRVTVDGDRSTNDTVLFFANGLAGNRPLEPGHPDWKTFEHAVRELTLKLALKMVEDGEGVTKVVTVKVLGAKTAQDAELAARSVANSLLVKTSWAGEYPNWGRVMDALGYSRARVEEDKVDITYDQLPACRGGLYAGTPIDDLKRIVRQKAFTLTIHLNLGTGETVVYTCNCTEEYVRINM; from the coding sequence ATGACGGGAACGAAAAAGATCGTGTGGGCGGACGAGATCGCGCTGCCGCGTGGCTTCCGGGCCTCGGGCGTGGCCGCCGGGCTGAAGAAGGACAACCGGAAGGACATGGCCCTGATCGTGTCCGACCAGCCGGCAGCCGTGGCCGCAACGTTTACGACGAACCAGGTCCAGGCGGCCACCGTCAAACTGTGCCGGGCGCGGCTGGCGGGCCGGATCGGCCGGGGCGTGATCGTCAACAGCGGCAACGCCAACGCCTGCACCGGCGCCCAGGGCCTGCAGGACGCGGAACGAATGGCGCAGTTGACCGGCGAACTGGCCGGAATCCCGCCGGAGCATGTCTTCGTCAGCTCCACCGGCCGGATCGGCGTACAGTTGCCGATGGGCAAGATCGAAGCGGGCATCCGGGCCGCCGTGCCGGCGCTTTCCGCGGAGGGCGGAACCGACGCCTCGCTCGCGATCATGACCACGGACACGCGGCCGAAGCGGGTCACCGCGCGGTTCGACGTGGACGGCAAACCGGTCACGCTGTCCGCGCTCGCGAAGGGCTCGGGCATGATCGAGCCGAACATGGCCACGATGCTGGCCTACCTCCTGACCGACGCGGCGGTCGAGGCCGGAGCGCTGCAGGCCTGCCTCTTCGCGGCCGTCGAGCAGAGCTTCAACCGCGTCACCGTGGACGGCGACCGGAGCACGAACGACACGGTCCTCTTTTTCGCCAACGGCCTGGCGGGCAACCGGCCGCTGGAGCCCGGCCACCCGGACTGGAAAACGTTCGAGCACGCCGTGCGGGAGCTGACGCTGAAGCTGGCGCTCAAGATGGTCGAGGACGGGGAGGGCGTCACGAAGGTCGTTACCGTCAAGGTGCTGGGGGCGAAGACGGCGCAGGACGCCGAGCTGGCCGCGCGGTCGGTGGCGAACTCGCTGCTCGTGAAGACGTCGTGGGCGGGCGAGTACCCGAACTGGGGCCGGGTGATGGACGCGCTGGGCTATTCCCGGGCGCGGGTCGAGGAGGACAAGGTGGATATCACGTACGACCAACTCCCGGCCTGCCGGGGTGGCCTGTACGCCGGGACTCCGATCGACGACCTGAAGCGGATCGTCCGGCAGAAGGCCTTCACGTTGACGATCCATTTGAATCTCGGCACCGGCGAAACCGTGGTTTATACGTGCAACTGCACGGAGGAGTACGTGCGGATCAACATGTAG